DNA sequence from the Streptomyces sp. CA-210063 genome:
TCGTCCTCGACAACGCGGCCCCGCGCGGCGACGCGCTGCTGGAGCTGCCGGGCGGCGGCGCCGTCTGCGCCCTGTCCACCCTGACCGGCGTCATGCTCGTCCAGATGACGGTCGCCGAGGCGGCGGCCCAGCTCCTCGCCTCCGGCGACCGCCCCCCGGTCTATGTCTCCGCCAATGTGCCCGGCGGCTTCGAGGGCAACCTGGAGCTGGAGAAGCGGTACGCCGGACGGATCCGGCGTACCGCCAGCTGATCACCCCACGGGTACGGGGGCCAGCGCGACCGCCAGCGGATAGGCGCCGGTCGTCAGCGGTGCCCCGGCGGTGCCGGACGCGGTGTCGACCGGCACCAGCTTGTTGCCGTCGGCCGTGGTGACGTAGGCAGTACGGCCGTTCCAGTCCAGGCCGACGTCGAAGGCGGACCTGCCGACGGTGATCTTCGTGCCGGGGGACCCGGTCACCGTGTCGACGGGCGTGACGTGGTCCCCGGTGCTGGGGCTCACCCACAGCGTCCGCCCGTCCGGTGACAGACCGAGACCGTACGCCTGGCCCGAGACGAGAAGCGTCGGCTCGGTGTCGTTCGTCGCCGTGTCGATCGGAGTCACCGTCGAGCCACCGGAGTTGGACACATAGACCCGCTTCCCGTCCGGCGCGGCGACGACGTTGAAGGGCCGGGGGCCGACGGGGATCTCCGCCCCCGCCTTCCGGGTGTCGAGGTCGACCGGTGTGACGGTGTTGTCGTGGATGTTCGCCACGTACAGCGTGCGGCCGTCCGGCGTGATCGCCATGTTCTCCGGCCCCGACCCGACCGTGACGGTCGCCCCCGCCCGCAACGTGCCGGTGTCCACCGGCTGGACCGTGCCGTCCGTGTAGTTGGCGACCCACAGCGTGCCGCCGTCCGGCGTGAGCGCGAGCCCGGCGGGGACGCGGCCCACGGCGACCGTCGCGGTGACCGCGCCGCGCGCCACGTCGATGACGCTGACCGTGTGGGAGCCCTGGTTCGCGGCGTAGGCGGTACGGCCGTCGGCGCTCACGACCACCTCACCGGGGTTGTCGCCGACTCTGATGTCCGTGCTCTTCCCGGAGGACAGGTCGATCGAACTGACCGAGGCACCACTGAAGTTGGCGGTCAGAGCCCTCGACGAGCCGTCCCCGTCGGTGACCTGGACCGGGATCGCCCGGTCGAGGATGCCGGTGCCGGACACCACGACGGAGTGAACGCCCTCGGTGACACCGGTCAAGGTGACGGTGGCCGAGGCGCTGCCCCCGGCCGGGACGGTGACGGTGCCCTCGGTCGGCGAGGCGGTGACACCGTCCGGCACGTCGAGCTTCCAGGTGACCGTCCGGGCGTCCTCGTCCGAGAAGCTGAGGGTCGCCGACTCGGAGGCACCGGGCTTCAGGCTGAGGGAGCCGGGGACGAAGGAGGCGTCGACGCCGGGGTCGGGGGCGTTCTCCAGCATCGTCGTGTAGAGGAACTGGTCCATCACCCCCGGCGAGACCTGCTCGGGTATGGCGTCGAGTCCCTTGCGTTCGCTCCTCAACTCGGTCCAGTACGCCGAGACCGCCTCGGCGTCGCCCCGCTTGTTGGCGAGCAGCAGATCCACGGCCGTCCGGCCCGCCGTGCCGTACCGGCCGAGCTTGTCGAGCCAGGCCGAAGTCTCCTTCAGGAAACCGGGGTTGGCGAGATGGGCCCGCAACTGGGCGGGCGTGGCGGCCATGTCGGTGAAGTAGGACCGCAGCACGGCCGCCGCCCGGTCGAGGCCGCTGTCCTCCTCGTACGCCTTACGGAAGGCGGCGATGAGCTTGGTCAGCGTCGGGGACTCGGTGGCGTCGAGCTGGGAGGAGTAGTTGCTCTCGGCGAAGATCCGCACCCATTTCGCAGCTTTGGCCGTACCCGCCAGGTCGCGGACGGAGGCGAGGAAGGCGGACCGGGGGTCGTAGGCGTCCGGGTTCCAGAGATGGTCCGCCGAAGTGAACAGGGCGAGCTTGCTCGCCTCGGCCTGGACCATCGGGTTGGCGATGACGCCGACGGACTCACGGGCCACGTCGGCCTCCCGGCCCGTGTACGGGCCCAGCAGGAGACGGCTGGTGACGTAGTCGTTGACCGGGTAGTTGTCCCAGACCAGGATGGGATGCCCGTAGACCTCGCGGGCCTGCCGCACCTGCGCGGCGGTGATCGTCGGCGCGATCACGCCGACGCCGGTCCACTCGACGACCACCTCCGGGTCCAACCGCTCACGCAGCGCCTTCTTGTACGGGGTGTCGGCGAGGTCGGAGTACTCGGTGGGAACCATCTCCAACGGGTCGAGCCCCGTGCGGTCGGCGGAGAACTCCTCCCAGACCCGGTTCAGCAGATGCGCCTGCGCGGCACCGGCGGCCCCGCCCCCGCTGCCGAACTTCTCCTCGTCCGCCGGGCAGTTCCACTTCGTGTAGCTGATGTCGTCCAACGGGATCGCGAAGGAGCGCACACCGATGTCGTACAACGAGGCGAACTTGCGGACCAGCGCGGTGATGTCGCCGTCCGAGGAGTAGCACACCGACAGGCCGGGGGAGAGGGCGTAGGTGAAGCGGACGTGGTGGGCGGCGGCCCGGTCGACGAGTTCGCGCAGCTGGTTCAGCTGGGCGGCCGGGTACGCGTCGCGCCAGCGCTCCCGCAGATACGGGTCGTCCTTGGGGGAGTAGACGTACACGTTCTGCTTGGTGCGACCGTAGAAGTCGAGTTGGCTCAGCCGCTCGGCGTGGGTCCACGGGGTGCCGTAGAAGCCCTCGACGACCCCGCGCAGCTTGGCCGTGGGCCAGTCGCGGACGGTCACCTCGGGGAGGCGTTCGCCGGTGAGGAGCTGACGGAGCGTCTGGGCGGCGTAGAAGGTGCCGGTGGTGTCGGTGCCGGAGAGGGCGAGCAGGGCGCGGCCGGAGTGGCGGCCGGAGGCCAGGACGTATCCCTCCGGCGGCAGCCCGGCGGGTGACGTGACGCCGAGGCGCTTCAACGCGCCCTCGGTGGCCGGGTTTTCACCGGGGCCACCGACGAAGACGGTGAGCCCGGCGGTGGGCGGACGCTCGCCGGCCGGGACGGTGACGATCCGGTCGGCTCCGGCGTCGCGCAGCGCGGTCTCGACGACGCGACGGGCGGCGGGGTCGGTGCCAGGGCCGACGACCTCCACCACCCGGTCGGGGACGGTGAGTTGACGCCCGCCGACCTCGATGTGCCGGGGCGTCGGCCACACCTGGGGGATCGCCGGAGACATCGGCGCCGACGGTGCGGCGGCGGCCGACGGGAGGGAGGGGAGAGTGAGGCTCAGGGCCAGGAGCAGGGCCCAGCGGAGGCGCCGGGGCACGTGGGGTCTGTGGTGTCTGTGGGGGTGTTCGGGGCGTGGGAGGAGAGAGGTGATTGAAGCCATCGAAAGAGGCTAGGGCTGCTGAATCAAGCATTCAATAGCGCATCCTGGGGCAGGAGTTGTTCGAGGGGGCTGCAGCCGCCCTCTTTCGTCGAGTCGGCGTGGATGTCACTGCCGGGCGCAAGGTGGCATGCCCCGTCATCAGGTACATTTCGGGCGTCGCTCTCTCTGGCCCGGCGTCGACCCCGAACGGTGCGTACGGATGAGCTCGCATTCCGCCGATCCCCCGCCTCCCGGCCCGGCCCCCGGTACGGGCAACGGCCCCGCGGTCTCCCGTCGGGAGTTCGACGCGCTCTTCGATGTGCTCTGTACATGGGGGCGCTGGGACCCGGCCGACCGCGGCGCCTGGAACCGGGTGAAGGTGGAGCATGTGCGGCGGGCCACGGCAGGAGTGCGGTCCGGTGTGGTCGTCCCGATGGCGCTGCCCTGGAACACCCGGCACGGCCCGGACAACCGGAAGCCCGCCGTGCATCACATGACCGATCTCGGGGACGTGGAGAGCCCGGAACCCACGACCCACAAGGACTTCATCGCCGCCGACTACCACGGCAAGGGCGTCACGCATCTCGACGCCCTGTGCCATATCGCCTACCGGGGGCGGCTCTACGACGGCCGGGCGGCGCGCGAGGCCGTCGACGCCGCGGGGGCCCGGTTCGGCGCGGTGTCGGAGCTCGGGCCCCTCGTCACCAGGGGGGTGCTGCTCGACCTCCCCGCCGTCCTCGGCGTCCGCTGGCTGGAGCCGGGGCAGGCGGTGCACGCCCGCGATGTCGTCGCGGCGGAGCAGGCGCTCGGTGTGACGGTCGGCGAGGGCGACGCGGTACTGCTGCGCTCCGGACACGTCCGCCGCCGCAAGGAGCTCGGCGCCTGGGACCCCGACGCGGCGAGCGCGGGGTTCCATGTCGACGCCGTACCGCTGCTGGCCGAACGCGGTATCGCGCTGCTCGGCGGAGACGGGGACAGCGATGTACGGCCCTCGCCCGTCGAGGGCGTGCACTCGCCGGTCCACGCCCTGGCCGTGGCCGCGATGGGTGTGCCGCTGCTCGACAACCTCGACCTGGAGGCGCTGGCCGACGCGACCGCCGAGGCGGGGCGGTACGAGTTTCTGCTGGTCGTGGCTCCGCTGAACGTTCCGGGCGGGACGGGCTCGCCCGTCAATCCGGTCGCGGTCCTGTGACGCGGTCCCGATCGGTCATCGCGCGTGGTCACCCCGCGTGCATCGCGCGTGGTCACCCCGCGTGGTCACCCCGCGTGGTCATCGCGCGTGAGGAATCGTGCGAACCGTGACTCGCGTTACTGATGCCCGTATCCTCGTCAATGCCAGATATTTCCGATAAGCGGATTGTCCAGGGCGCGAGTGAGGCCAGTGTGGTGCGGTCCGACGACGAGCCGGTACTCACGGGACGTGCGACAGACGGCACGGGCCCCACCCTTTTCCGTGAGCGGTTTCTGCAGGGTGAGCCGCTGGAGACGGGCGTGCGCGCCTCGATCCTGAACTCCTGGCAGCGCTGCCGGTCCCTGGGGCTCTCGCCGGACCAGTCCGACCTCCCTTTCCGGGACGACTTCGACCGGGACGGCCGGATCGCCCGCGCGGCCGTGCCGGTGCTCGACCGGCTGCAGTCCAGATTCGCCGGCAGCGCGATCAACATCTCCGTCGCCGACGCGAACGGCACGGTTGTCCTGCGCCGTTTCGGCGAGGCGTCGCTGGCCAGAGGCCTCCCGGCGATCCAGACCGTCCCGGGGTTCGTGTTCGCCGAGCGGTTCGCCGGAACCAACGGCATCGGGCTCGCCCTGGCCGAACGGCAGCTCATCCGGGTCTACGGCGCCGAGCACTTCGCCGAACGCTCCCAGGCCAGCGCCTGCCGCGCGCTTCCCGTACGCGACCCGCTCAGCGGCCGTATCGAGGGCGTCCTGTGCTTCGGATATCCGCGCACCTTCGAGGACCCGGCGCTGTCCACCGTGATACTCAAGGCCGCCGCGGCCATCGAACGGCGGCTGCTGGGGCAGAGCTCCGTACGTGAGCGCTCCCTCCTCCGGGCTTACCTGGACGCCCGCAGTGAGGCCGACGCGGGCCCGCACCACAGCGTCGGAGTGGGCGAACTGGCCCTCGGGCTGCGCCCCGGCGACCGGGCCACCCTCCTGGAGAAGGCCGCCGAGCTGATCTCCCGCGCGCAGCGGGCCGCCGTCGAGGTGCCCCTGACGGACGGCCGACGGGTCACGCTTGTGAGCCGCCCGATGACCAGCGCCTCCGGAGTGGAGGGCATCGCCGTCGAGGCCGTCCTTCCCGGCCGTTCGGCACGCGAGTCCCTTGCCGTCCCGCCCCAGGTCGAGGAGGCGCTGAGCTTCCCCGTCGCGCCCGCGGAACCCGCCGAGCCCGGCGACACCCCGGTCGCCCGACGCTTCGCGGGCGTCCCCCTGGTCGTGGCGCCCGGCCCCCTCTCCTCCGTCCCGGCCCCCGGTCACCCGCGCGACACCGCACCCGGCAGGATCACGGTGGGCGTCGACGGCACCACGGCCGACAGCCTCACCGGTGACGGCACCACGGCCGACAGCCTCACCGGCGAAGGCGTCACGACCGGCGGCCTCACCGCTGACGGCGCCACGGCCGGACTCACCACGGCCGACAGCCTCACCGCCGACGGCATCACGACCACGGCCGGCGGCCCGCCGGACGACCGCCTCGGTTCCTCGACCCCCACGAGAGGTCTCGTGATGGTGGGGGAGCCCCATGTCGGCAGCTACGCCCTCGCCGCGCGCCGCCGTCTGGAGCTGCTCTCCGAGGCCAGCGTCCGTATCGGAACCACCCTGGACGTGCGCCGCACCGCGCGGGAACTCGCCGAGACGGCGGTCCCACGCATCGCCGACTTCATCACCATCGACCTGGCCGAGCCCGTACTGCGCGGCGAGGAGGCCGCCGACCCGCGCAGCGACCTGCGCCGCACGGTGGTCCACGGCATCCGCGACGACCTCCCCTTCAGCCCGGTCGGCAAGCAGGTCGACTACGGCCCGACCGCGCCCCAGCTGCGCTGTCTGACCAGCGGGGAGGCGGTGCTGGAACCGGACCTGAAGACGGCCGCGCCCTGGCTCGCGCAGGACCCCGAGCACACCGAACGGCTGCTGAGCCACGTCCACTCCCTCATCGCCGTGCCCCTGGTCGCCCGGGGTGTCGTC
Encoded proteins:
- a CDS encoding SpoIIE family protein phosphatase, which translates into the protein MVRSDDEPVLTGRATDGTGPTLFRERFLQGEPLETGVRASILNSWQRCRSLGLSPDQSDLPFRDDFDRDGRIARAAVPVLDRLQSRFAGSAINISVADANGTVVLRRFGEASLARGLPAIQTVPGFVFAERFAGTNGIGLALAERQLIRVYGAEHFAERSQASACRALPVRDPLSGRIEGVLCFGYPRTFEDPALSTVILKAAAAIERRLLGQSSVRERSLLRAYLDARSEADAGPHHSVGVGELALGLRPGDRATLLEKAAELISRAQRAAVEVPLTDGRRVTLVSRPMTSASGVEGIAVEAVLPGRSARESLAVPPQVEEALSFPVAPAEPAEPGDTPVARRFAGVPLVVAPGPLSSVPAPGHPRDTAPGRITVGVDGTTADSLTGDGTTADSLTGEGVTTGGLTADGATAGLTTADSLTADGITTTAGGPPDDRLGSSTPTRGLVMVGEPHVGSYALAARRRLELLSEASVRIGTTLDVRRTARELAETAVPRIADFITIDLAEPVLRGEEAADPRSDLRRTVVHGIRDDLPFSPVGKQVDYGPTAPQLRCLTSGEAVLEPDLKTAAPWLAQDPEHTERLLSHVHSLIAVPLVARGVVLGVAAFYRAQDPAPFGDDDRSLAQELAHRAALSIDNARRYTRERTMVLALQRSLLPQGLPDQDSVEVAHRYLPAESDIGGDWYDVIPLSGSRIGLFVGDVVGHGLLSAATMGRVRTAARSFAELDFPPDEVLTHLDNLVGRLDREDPVSDGGGIIGATCLYAVYDPTSQLCTMARAGHPPPALVDPDGTVSFPELPAGPPLGLGGLPFEAAEFHLGDGSQLVLYTDGLIEDRERDVDVVLDQLRAALAHPERTPEETCRVVLDTVAPAHPGDDIALLVARTHAFDPQRIATWELPADPARVSEVRAAALRQLADWGLDEAAFAAELMLSELVTNAVRHGAGPIRVRLLHDRSLICEVADTSDTAPHLRRAATTDEGGRGLFLVAQLSQSWGTRYTPEGKVIWAECGLDAG
- a CDS encoding beta-N-acetylglucosaminidase domain-containing protein, coding for MPRRLRWALLLALSLTLPSLPSAAAAPSAPMSPAIPQVWPTPRHIEVGGRQLTVPDRVVEVVGPGTDPAARRVVETALRDAGADRIVTVPAGERPPTAGLTVFVGGPGENPATEGALKRLGVTSPAGLPPEGYVLASGRHSGRALLALSGTDTTGTFYAAQTLRQLLTGERLPEVTVRDWPTAKLRGVVEGFYGTPWTHAERLSQLDFYGRTKQNVYVYSPKDDPYLRERWRDAYPAAQLNQLRELVDRAAAHHVRFTYALSPGLSVCYSSDGDITALVRKFASLYDIGVRSFAIPLDDISYTKWNCPADEEKFGSGGGAAGAAQAHLLNRVWEEFSADRTGLDPLEMVPTEYSDLADTPYKKALRERLDPEVVVEWTGVGVIAPTITAAQVRQAREVYGHPILVWDNYPVNDYVTSRLLLGPYTGREADVARESVGVIANPMVQAEASKLALFTSADHLWNPDAYDPRSAFLASVRDLAGTAKAAKWVRIFAESNYSSQLDATESPTLTKLIAAFRKAYEEDSGLDRAAAVLRSYFTDMAATPAQLRAHLANPGFLKETSAWLDKLGRYGTAGRTAVDLLLANKRGDAEAVSAYWTELRSERKGLDAIPEQVSPGVMDQFLYTTMLENAPDPGVDASFVPGSLSLKPGASESATLSFSDEDARTVTWKLDVPDGVTASPTEGTVTVPAGGSASATVTLTGVTEGVHSVVVSGTGILDRAIPVQVTDGDGSSRALTANFSGASVSSIDLSSGKSTDIRVGDNPGEVVVSADGRTAYAANQGSHTVSVIDVARGAVTATVAVGRVPAGLALTPDGGTLWVANYTDGTVQPVDTGTLRAGATVTVGSGPENMAITPDGRTLYVANIHDNTVTPVDLDTRKAGAEIPVGPRPFNVVAAPDGKRVYVSNSGGSTVTPIDTATNDTEPTLLVSGQAYGLGLSPDGRTLWVSPSTGDHVTPVDTVTGSPGTKITVGRSAFDVGLDWNGRTAYVTTADGNKLVPVDTASGTAGAPLTTGAYPLAVALAPVPVG
- a CDS encoding cyclase family protein yields the protein MSSHSADPPPPGPAPGTGNGPAVSRREFDALFDVLCTWGRWDPADRGAWNRVKVEHVRRATAGVRSGVVVPMALPWNTRHGPDNRKPAVHHMTDLGDVESPEPTTHKDFIAADYHGKGVTHLDALCHIAYRGRLYDGRAAREAVDAAGARFGAVSELGPLVTRGVLLDLPAVLGVRWLEPGQAVHARDVVAAEQALGVTVGEGDAVLLRSGHVRRRKELGAWDPDAASAGFHVDAVPLLAERGIALLGGDGDSDVRPSPVEGVHSPVHALAVAAMGVPLLDNLDLEALADATAEAGRYEFLLVVAPLNVPGGTGSPVNPVAVL